Proteins encoded within one genomic window of Lampris incognitus isolate fLamInc1 chromosome 19, fLamInc1.hap2, whole genome shotgun sequence:
- the LOC130129835 gene encoding receptor activity-modifying protein 3-like, whose protein sequence is MDTNAFAALKLFAAAILVNAWMMRSLSATDTFNLEPTPPRPRTTKCNESHLLWEMEGCGERFKRDMAQIDPQYWCNLTHFIGKYHLFTLCTEVESQRVNCYWPNPMVESYIIRIHKHFFSNCTVEREVWVDPPDDTLTILILVPVFLTLAMIALVVWCSKRGDILA, encoded by the exons TCAATGCCTGGATGATGAGGAGCTTGTCAG CCACCGATACGTTCAACTTGGAGCCCACTCCTCCACGCCCCCGCACGACCAAATGCAACGAGTCTCATctgctgtgggagatggagggctGCGGGGAGAGGTTCAAGAGGGACATGGCTCAAATAGATCCTCAGTACTGGTGCAACCTCACACACTTCATCGG GAAGTACCACCTCTTCACGCTGTGCACGGAGGTGGAGTCCCAGCGCGTCAACTGCTACTGGCCCAACCCCATGGTGGAGAGCTACATCATCCGCATACACAAACACTTCTTCTCCAACTGTACCGTGGAGCGCGAGGTGTGGGTGGACCCGCCGGACGACACGCTCACCATCCTCATCCTCGTCCCCGTCTTCCTCACCCTGGCCATGATCGCCCTGGTGGTCTGGTGCAGCAAGAGAGGGGACATCTTGGcctaa
- the LOC130129834 gene encoding polyadenylate-binding protein 1A-like, whose product MEPSTPAYPMASLYVGDLRQDVTEVTLYEKFSPVGPIVSIRVCRDMTTRRSLGYAYVNFRQPADAERALDTMNFDVLKGRPLRIMWSQRDPSLRKSGVGNVFVKNLDKSIDNKALYDAFSAFGDILSCKVVCDEDGSKGYGFVHFETREAAERATGELNGMLLNDRKVFVGRFKSRKEREAELVARAREYTNVYIKNLGKDMDDEKLKDMFGKYGPVLSVRVMTDDRGKSKGFGFVNFERHEDAQKAVDDMNGKELDGRQVYVGRAQKKGERQNELMRKFEQMKQVRATRYQGVNLYVKNLDDDLDDERLRKEFSPFGTIISAKVMTEGGRSRGFGFVCFSSPEEATKAVTEMNGRIVAAKPLFVTLAQHKKERQAHFTNQHMQRMATARAVPNPVINPYQPAPPSGYFMAAVPQAQNRAAQPTSKTAVARTRP is encoded by the coding sequence ATGGAGCCCAGCACGCCCGCTTACCCCATGGCCTCCCTCTACGTGGGAGATCTGCGCCAGGACGTTACAGAGGTCACGCTTTACGAGAAATTCAGTCCGGTCGGACCGATCGTCTCCATCCGCGTGTGCAGGGACATGACCACCCGCCGGTCCCTCGGTTACGCCTACGTCAACTTCCGGCAGCCCGCTGATGCCGAGCGTGCTTTGGACACCATGAACTTCGACGTGCTCAAAGGCAGGCCCCTCCGGATCATGTGGTCTCAACGTGACCCCTCGCTGAGGAAGAGTGGGGTGGGCAACGTCTTCGTCAAGAACCTTGACAAGTCCATTGACAACAAGGCGCTGTATGACGCCTTCTCGGCTTTTGGAGACATCCTTTCTTGCAAGGTGGTTTGTGATGAAGACGGCTCCAAGGGCTACGGGTTTGTGCACTTTGAGACCCGTGAGGCGGCGGAGCGGGCCACTGGGGAACTGAATGGCATGTTACTCAATGACAGAAAAGTGTTTGTCGGGCGCTTCAAGtccaggaaagagagagaagctGAGCTCGTCGCCCGTGCCAGAGAGTACACAAACGTGTACATTAAGAACTTGGGGAAGGACATGGATGATGAGAAGCTGAAAGACATGTTTGGGAAATACGGACCTGTCCTCAGTGTACGTGTCATGACAGATGACCGTGGCAAATCAAAGGGATTTGGCTTTGTCAACTTTGAGAGACACGAGGATGCGCAAAAGGCCGTGGATGACATGAACGGCAAAGAGCTAGATGGCAGGCAGGTTTATGTGGGCCGTGCTCAAAAGAAGGGAGAGCGCCAGAATGAGCTCATGCGCAAGTTTGAGCAAATGAAGCAGGTTCGCGCGACTAGATACCAAGGGGTTAATTTGTATGTGAAAAACCTGGATGATGACTTGGACGATGAGCGTCTCCGCAAAGAATTTTCCCCCTTTGGAACCATAATAAGTGCCAAGGTGATGACGGAGGGCGGTCGCAGCAGAGGCTTTGGCTTTGTCTGCTTCTCCTCCCCTGAAGAGGCCACCAAGGCTGTGACAGAGATGAATGGCCGCATCGTCGCTGCCAAACCACTGTTTGTGACCTTAGCCCAGCACAAGAAGGAACGTCAGGCCCACTTCACCAACCAGCACATGCAGAGGATGGCCACTGCCCGAGCCGTACCCAACCCTGTGATCAATCCCTACCAGCCCGCCCCGCCTTCTGGCTACTTCATGGCTGCTGTTCCTCAGGCTCAGAACCGTGCTGCTCAGCCAACC